A region of the Apium graveolens cultivar Ventura chromosome 6, ASM990537v1, whole genome shotgun sequence genome:
TATTAACTGGGGAGGGTCAAATACAATACCTCTACATACACCCTTACACTCTTCATCCACCATTATAAACCCCATCAACACATCTGGGTTTCTCGTTACACAACCTCAGTCCTTACCAAACAGCTCACCAAACCCTCCAATTACTATTCCTATTTCAACAACTAGCTTTCCCTCTTTTCCACCACAGTTTATGCAATCCACCTTAAACCCATATGCTCAACCTCTATACCCCCATTTCACCCAAAATTCTATATCAACTCCTCAAAACCATTATTCTTCCACCTTTAGTCAACCCACTGTCTCATGTGGTCCCAAAATACTTATCCTCCTCCCAACCAAAACTCACAAAATACTTGGTTCATACCATCTGTACCCACTCCCTACAAAACACCAAATCTAGATATTCCGAAATTCGACGGGAAGGATCCTAGAGGATGGCTAAACAAGTGCGAAAAGTTTTTTCAATTAAATCCCACTACTGACTTGAGAGCAAGGGTCCTCTGTGCAGCCTTACACGTGGAGAATGATGCTGATATATGGTACATAACAGTGGAGAGGGAACGGGTCAATTTATTGTGGCCTGAGTTTTGTAATTTGGTGTGCCAGAGATTTTCGAAGGTTGGTTATGAGAATGTAGTTGGTCAGTTCAACAAGCTGACACAAAAGGGTAAGGTTGAGGATTATATTACCCAATTCGATGAATTAAGAAATTACGTAATGGCTGAGGAAGGATTTCACAGGGAATCGTACTATATTGACAATTTTATTAGCGGACTCAAGGATGATATTGCTCAATATTTGTACAATCAGAGGCCACAAACTATGCAAGAAGCCAGGGATATGGCTCGAGGACAAGAATTCTTCTTATCAGTACTTGACAAGTGCTATAAAACTGTTGGAGCACAAAACAAAGGAAGTTATCAAAGGCCATTTGCAACTGGAGGATTCAGTAGCAATTCAGGAGTAACTCTTTCGCCTTCAGAGGGGTTTAAAAAATTATCAATTACTGAGCTCACAGAGAAAAGGCAAAAAGGGTTATACTATCATTGTGATAAAAAATACGAGCCCGAGCATGACTGTAGAAAAAAAATGTATGTTATGATTGGAGATGAAGAGGTGGAAGCTGTTCAAAATGATGAAGAATTAGCTATTGTTTGGGAAAATTATGTTGCTGAAAAGTCACAGGGAGAAGAAGATGTTGCAGCCAAGGTCTCGCTTCATGCCATAAATGGTTCCCAAGGAAATGGTACTATAAAGTTGCAGGGGAACATACAAGGACATCAAGTTAATATCCTAGTGGATAGCTGATCCACACATGACTTCATGTCCCAAAACTTGGCAAAGTTATTACGGCTTAAAACGAACCCCTGTGCACCATTTAGTATCACAATTGCTGATGGTAACAAGGTTCATTGTAACACCACAATTGAGCCTGTCAGCTGGAGCATGTCTGGCGAAAAATTCTCGACAAATATGCATCTTATTCCGCTTGGTGGTATGATATCGTATTGGGTGTGCAATGGATGACCACAGTGAGTCCAGTCACTTTTGACTACTCGGCTGGGACAATCACAGTGAATCACCAAGGAAGAAAGGTTTACTTGCAACAAGTTAAGAACCCAACAAAGGTGCAATTAAAATTGAATCGTGTGAATAATAAATTTCACAGAGAAGAAGCTTATTTCCTTATCCAAGTATCAGCTATCGAGGGTCACCATAAAATTACTGAAAAGCTTCATGATAATATTGCTGAAGTGGTACAAGAGTATGCTGATATTTTTGCCACACCATCTCAGTTATCTCCACCACGAAATCAAGATCATTACATACCCCTCAAACCAGGAAGTGAACCTGTAAATTCACACCCTTATCGATGCCCAATTGCACACAGAGAAGAAATTGAAAAACTCACCAAGGAAATGCTTGAAGCTGGAGTGATTAAGGCCAGTACTTCACCCTTCTCCTCTCCCGTGCTTCTGGTCAGAAAAAAAAGACAACACGTGGCGATTGGTAGTGGACTATAGAGCCCTCAATGCCATAACAGTTAAGAATAAATTTCCCATCCCCATTATAGAGGAGTTATTAGCAGAACTTAAAGGCGGCAAGGTATACTCTAAACTTGACCTTCGCAGTGGTTATCATCAAATTAAGGTCAATGAAAAGGACACTTACAGAACAACGTTTAAGACACATCAAGGTCACTTCAAATTTCTTGTCATGCCATACGGCTTAACTAACGCCCCTGCCTCGTTTCAAGCTTTAATGAATGAAGTGTTTGAAGAGTATCTTCGAAAATTCGTATTAGTATTTTTCGATGATATATTAGTTTACAACAGTAACCTTGAAGAACATAAACACCACTTGAAGTTGGTGTTTGACAAGTTGAGAGCTAACAGCTTATTTGTAAAATGGAGCAAGTGCGAAATTGCAAAGGAAGAAGTCGAGTACTTAGGGCATGTAATCAGTAGCAAGGGTGTTGCAGCTGACCAGAAAAAGATAAAAGCCATGATTACTTGGCCACAACCTAAAAACATCAAAGGTCTCAGGGGCTTCTTAGGTTTGACGGGCTACTATAGACGCTTCGTAAAGGACTATGGCGTCATTAGTAGACCTCTCACCCAATTACTGAAGAAAGGAAGCTTTAACTGGAATGATGATTCTACAACAACTTTTCAGATTTTAAAAGAAGCCATGTCAAAGACCCCCGTACTAGCTCTACCAAATTTTACTTAACCTCTGGTTGTAGAGATGGATGCTTGTAAAGGTGGGTTGGGTGCTGTACTTATGCAAGATGGAAAACCTATTGCATATTTAAGCAAAGCTATAAGTCAGAAACACATGGGCTTGAGTACGTATGAAAATGAGCTATTGGCTGTAATAATTATTACTCAGAAATGGAGAACCTACCTGTTGGGCCGCCATTTTGTTATAAGAACTGATCACGAAGCTCTTAAACATCTGATGGAGCAGAAAATATCACCTAGCCTGCAACAAAAGTGGCTCTCCAAGTTGCTCGGTTATGACTATAGTGTACAGTACAAGAAAGGGAAAGAAAATCTTGTGGCTGACGCCCTTTTGAGATTACATGAAGATGCAAAATTCCACCTTATGGTGCATATTGTCAAACCAAAATGGAAAGAAGAACTGGAAGATAGCTTGTTGAAGGACAAGGAAGCCCAGGAACTCATGGATAAACTATCTATTGATTCTAATAATTCTGAAGGATACACCATTGAGAATGGTGTCTTGAAGCGTTTTGGAAGATTCTATGTGGGCTGTGCAACAAATTTGAGAAAGAATATATGTTCTACTATGCATGGTAGTAGTGAAGGTGGACATTCTGGGGTGGCTGCATCTGTTAAGAGAGCTGAAAGGCTGTTCTATTGGCCAAGCCTTAAAACTGACATTTCGACATTTGTCATGGAATGTGACATTTGCCAACGTAATAAATCTGAGCACATACCTCCTCCGGGACTCTTACAACCCATTGCTATCCCCTCAGAAGCATGGGAAGTTATATCAATGGACTTTGTGGAAGGCCTTCCAAAATCATGTGGCATTGACACAATTTTGGTAGTGGTTGATAAGTTGACAAAATATTGTCACCTGGTGCCACTTACCCATTCTTTCACGGCTAATACGGTGGCAATCACAGTGATGGATAATGTTGTCAAATTACACGGTTTACCAGCTGCCATAATCTCCGATAGAGACTCTGTTTTTATGAGTTCTTTTTGGAAGGAGCTTTTTACTGCAGTGGGAGTTAAGCTTAAGATGAGCACAGCCTACCACCCGCAAATAGATGGGCAGACTGAACGTGTAAACCAGTGCATCGAAATGTTCTTGAGGTGTATTGCAGGGCACAAACCCCATACTTGGGCTTCTTGGTTAAGCATGGAAGAATGGTGGTACAATACTTCACACCCTACTGCCCTGGGCATGTCATCCAGGCTTTATACTCTGTGGAGCCACCTTTTATTAACTACCATTACCACAGAACTAAAGACCCATCAGCTAATGAATTTCTGAAAGAACGTTTAGCAACTCAGCAGCTGATCAAGAACAACTTGCTTAAAGCCCAGGAATGCATGAAGTGGTATTATGATAGAAAACGGTCTGATAGAGAGTTTAATGTTAGTGACAAAGTCATTCTTAAACTACAACCGTATCGGCAACAATCTCTGTGTGAAGGTAGGAATCACAAGTTATCGGCCAAATACTACGGACCCTATACGATCACTAAACGTATTGGAAAGGTGGCTTACCAATTGGCGTTACCAGACACATCAAAGAtccacaacgtgttccacgtttCGCAACTGAAGAAGAAGCTTGGTAGTAAGAAAATGGTATAGACTAATCTACCTAGTGTGGATGATACAGGGATCATCAATCCAAAACCCCTCCTGATTCTTGATAGAAGGCTGGTAAAAAGGGGTCACAGACCCACAACTATGGTTCTCATTCAATGGGAAAACGGTACACCTGAAGAGGCCACGTGGGAATTATGGGAGCAACTTGCTACAAGGTTTCCTGACTTCCATCCTTGAGGTCAAGGATGTTCTGAAGGAGAGGCGAATTGTCACATTTCTGAATAAGCGGGAGGGATACTTTGTCGTTTTGGTGTGATATCTTAATTATTAATTCTGAGTCCTTATTTAAGTAGTTATAGTATCTGTTATTTTGGAGCCAATGAGTTATGGCCACGTAGCAGTTGAGAATTGGGTCTGTATTTAAAAGCTGTGAGCAGCTTTCTATCATTTTTTGTGAAATGAAATTGCTTGTCTTTTACCTTTCTTACTGTTTGTTCTTATCTTCATAAAAAACCAAACAAAACCCTAAAAAAAATTCAACAAAACATTACAAAATGTGTATACTCTACCAACCCTTCTGTGCAGTATAGATTACAATTTACAAGCATGTTACATGTATAGTTTTGATACCGTAGTTTTCCCATTCTTTTTTTAGTAAAGTTTTCCGAATATCAGAGATATACAAAAAATCAGAATTCGAAAAATCCATCTGATCGAACAAAATTCATAAAAAATCGGATTTGAAAAAAGTCTGGCCAGGTCAATTTGGTCCATGGGCCTCAACAGTtaacatttttttataaaaatccGGCCCGATTTGATCTGATAAAAGTTCAAATTTAAGCCCGATCCGGATTTAAATCCGGCCTGATTCGGATAAGGCCCGATTTGATCGAACCCTATAAAAACCCGGATTTTATTGCGATTTTTTAATAAATcgaacaaaaatttcaaaaaattacgtcttattaaaatttattttataattgaatataATTCTAAATAAAAGTCCTAAATTTCTAATAAACTATTTGGAAAATCAATATTtgcacatattttatttatatgCGAACACTTTATGTTGATATTAAGATCAAATTACCATGATGAAACTTAAATTTTAATCTATTCTAAGATATTGTAACGACCGataaattacgcttgtattataatataataaagataaattatgtgtattattatgtgattaaatgtgttgagtcattaaaccctaactgctatgtgctacgtattgcctgttttgatccaaacgtgttttggatatttattgagtgttttattgtaagttacatattttatatcaaaacccgtacaactcaaaactatgttttaaaagcccgtatttcaaacaaaatcattggccctattttgccaaaaatgacctataccatatcgctattctgaacccctagacgttttacaaatttacctttttcgcgaaaaatgacttttccggaccccttcgggtaccaaaaaccccacaaaaatcacatttttatttttatatgatcatgaaattatcatacatcattttctttgcatttttgtaatattaataatttttgggaatttttagcatttattttgtatttattggatatttaaaaattcataattaatacccaaaaattataaaaattggggccaaatatttttattaggagtgtaattagccccttaattttatttgggggtattattttgcataaatataaatagctaattattagtaattaattagttaattaatcataaaaaaatcagaaaaatcaagaaaatccccaattctctgaaattagggtttggagttcttggaatcaaattcaATTTTGAAGATGTTTCTATTCATCAAATCGAACATGTAAGTAACCATTTTGAAGCCTGTAAATCGTAGTTTATGATTCTATGATCAATTTCAGTTATTGATTATTCGAATTTTAATTTGTGATTTTCGGATTATACTTGGAATTTGGGTTTTGATTTCGGTTAATTGGTAGATGATTCTGTTAGTATAGGCTTGTAGATCGTCGTGTTGCGAGTCGAACGACACTGATTTCGTCGAATATGGTGTTGGTTTTGGCGTCGCCGGAAAACCGCCGCCGCGGCGGCGTTCCTCAGCTTCCTGGCGTCGTGGTCGATGGaagaaggaggaggaggaggCCTTGGGTCGTGAGGAGTGAAAGCCCAGAAGAATCGAGCCGGAAACAAGGCGTTTCATTGTCGTGTTGTCACTGGAACGACCACCGGCGGTGGAGCCGCGGTGGCTGTTCATCCCGACCGGGTTCGTGGATAACCCGTTAACCCGGGAGTTCGACCCGATTTTAATCCCCTAAACCCTAAACCAATTTCCTGATTTCTGTTTCTGATTTTTCTGTTATTtacttatatttttataaaatcaaaatttgtttttattaattctaaaaatcaaataaaaatttgttttgaattctgaaaattattataattaatttctaaattattttattaatttagaaattcgaaattagttatttaattatttatttaatcatttatctaattatttattagttatttaattaattaataattaggtaattaattaataaataggaattaaaaataatcgaataatatgaataatacttcattaattagttaatattacgagcaactcgtattcatacgagtaatgattcgataatgagtattattattcgagcaataatttattcgaagaatgtcgtaataattgttcgtattgtataattaaatacagataattaattgattaacgaatcgtataagttacagtaataatataatagttcgatagtattcgagaatagtgagtagctcgtatttatacgagtagttaatcgttgagttagattataattcgagtaattattatttattcgataaatagcgtatcagttagttgtatcgattgttatttataaataatcgatctgatcgagtaagtattattaatttataaataattgtaataaatagtaattaatcctaataattagggactaattattttaaaatacaataattattagttaattatttaaaaatataattaaggattatttaattatgattaattatttaaaattaattattaatttattaaatcttgtttaattcataataattaaacgttagtccgatttgagcgaaacgaagacccctagactcagaaaaatgaaacgaatccaataaaaataattgtaagttataatttcttccggaagagagtggtcttgtgataattaattgttcatagtccctattaagggtagaatcgagtcaaataaatcccgaaaaattgcaataaaatcagatagggctAGTTAATGCAGATATGAGTCTATAAtcgattccaaaaatatttataagtccaaaaattaattatgtgctttatgtgctatgtgctttacgtggttatgtgaac
Encoded here:
- the LOC141665091 gene encoding uncharacterized protein LOC141665091, encoding MADKEKPTIQKHERSITAMEEKLSVVEGLQATTQEQMGQIKMDVAALKKGSFEVKQHLDELTELLKKEIIGKNQTQTTKPVDGFSMVSIQPLTPTHIATIESPVNSGGLSNSLSIKEGDYRQEPDPNNKTCRWLLDDIPKFDGKDPRGWLNKCEKFFQLNPTTDLRARVLCAALHVENDADIWYITVERERVNLLWPEFCNLVCQRFSKVGYENVVGQFNKLTQKGKVEDYITQFDELRNYVMAEEGFHRESYYIDNFISGLKDDIAQYLYNQRPQTMQEARDMARGQEFFLSVLDKCYKTVGAQNKGSYQRPFATGGFSSNSGVTLSPSEGFKKLSITELTEKRQKGLYYHCDKKYEPEHDCRKKMYVMIGDEEVEAVQNDEELAIVWENYVAEKSQGEEDVAAKVSLHAINGSQGNGTIKLQGNIQGHQLEHVWRKILDKYASYSAWWYDIVLGVQWMTTVSPVTFDYSAGTITVNHQGRKVYLQQVKNPTKVQLKLNRVNNKFHREEAYFLIQVSAIEGHHKITEKLHDNIAEVVQEYADIFATPSQLSPPRNQDHYIPLKPGSEPVNSHPYRCPIAHREEIEKLTKEMLEAGVIKASTSPFSSPVLLVRKKRQHVAIEELLAELKGGKVYSKLDLRSGYHQIKVNEKDTYRTTFKTHQGHFKFLVMPYGLTNAPASFQALMNEVFEEYLRKFVLVFFDDILVYNSNLEEHKHHLKLVFDKLRANSLFVKWSKCEIAKEEVEYLGHVISSKGVAADQKKIKAMITWPQPKNIKGLRGFLGLTGYYRRFVKDYGVISRPLTQLLKKGSFNWNDDSTTTFQILKEAMSKTPVLALPNFT